A part of Pectinatus sottacetonis genomic DNA contains:
- a CDS encoding transposase family protein, producing MDEFIKLLDKNLDYVSHEIVGDTIFIRVISNRQKVICPYCGRLSVKTHSHYERSFQDLPMQGKKVQIILQNRKMFCENPECNYATFAEKFDFLPANAKKTQRLKDEIINISINVSSLTAMNLLRNNIADVGKSTICNLLKKRESSYQ from the coding sequence ATGGATGAATTTATAAAATTACTGGATAAAAACTTAGATTATGTAAGTCATGAAATCGTAGGCGATACCATTTTTATACGTGTTATTTCGAATCGTCAAAAAGTCATCTGCCCTTATTGTGGAAGACTTTCTGTAAAAACTCACTCACATTATGAAAGAAGTTTTCAGGATTTGCCGATGCAAGGAAAGAAAGTCCAAATTATTTTGCAAAATAGAAAGATGTTTTGTGAGAATCCAGAATGCAATTATGCTACATTTGCTGAAAAATTTGACTTTCTTCCGGCGAATGCTAAGAAAACTCAAAGATTAAAAGACGAAATTATCAATATTTCTATAAATGTCAGTTCATTAACTGCGATGAACTTGTTACGAAACAATATTGCTGATGTGGGTAAAAGTACAATTTGCAATCTCTTAAAAAAAAGGGAATCCAGTTATCAATAA
- a CDS encoding transposase codes for MIRQKGYKGSSTLIRYYRSKFKKALYENQQNSPEEAQNTEILNRSLLLKVLYKPISKIKNLSSKQLEKVYDKYPMFKKIISLVNSFKTVLKSKHIENLDKWIENATALENREISSFINGITRDINAIKNAIQYDYNNGLAEGSVNKLKVVKRIMYGRCSFEMLRKKILRREKCIFN; via the coding sequence ATAATTCGTCAGAAAGGATATAAAGGGTCCAGTACACTTATTCGATATTATCGGTCTAAATTTAAAAAAGCTTTATATGAGAATCAGCAAAACAGTCCTGAAGAAGCTCAAAATACAGAAATCCTTAATCGTAGTTTATTGCTCAAAGTTTTATATAAACCTATATCCAAAATTAAGAATCTGTCATCAAAACAATTAGAGAAAGTTTACGATAAATACCCTATGTTCAAAAAGATTATTAGTCTAGTCAATAGTTTTAAAACAGTATTGAAAAGTAAACATATAGAAAATCTAGATAAATGGATTGAGAATGCAACTGCTCTAGAAAACAGAGAAATTTCTTCATTTATTAATGGTATAACCAGAGATATCAATGCAATAAAAAATGCAATTCAGTATGATTATAATAATGGCTTAGCAGAAGGAAGTGTCAATAAATTGAAAGTTGTTAAACGAATTATGTATGGACGTTGTAGTTTTGAGATGTTGCGCAAGAAAATTCTACGACGTGAGAAATGCATTTTCAACTAA
- a CDS encoding transposase, with translation MNNEKIVRICIDDFAFKKRESYGTLMINIDNHQIVDILDSRELENVTEWLEKYPNIQVVSRDGSLTYNNAIAKTHPEAVQVSDRFHLLKNLTDYCKDFLMKYFSSKIIIETNSVKKVAFKEKGLQLPNCLLTLEAKMEKANKLLQDGLNKHQICQQLSLEFPLLNKLRKMTEYERVMYFKNSRQIKHEEKTAHKRLLIDEVIKLHNMGHSMCKIAKDLDISRHTVAKYLENDVDAARGTYGTKRKSILDPYLDKINALLYRGYTCNKIE, from the coding sequence ATCAATAATGAAAAAATCGTTAGAATTTGTATTGATGATTTCGCTTTTAAAAAACGCGAATCGTATGGAACACTTATGATTAATATCGATAATCATCAAATCGTTGATATACTTGATTCACGTGAACTTGAAAATGTTACTGAATGGCTAGAAAAGTATCCCAATATTCAGGTCGTATCCAGAGATGGATCGCTTACCTATAATAACGCAATTGCCAAAACCCATCCCGAAGCAGTTCAGGTAAGCGATAGATTTCATCTTTTAAAAAATTTAACGGATTATTGTAAAGATTTCTTAATGAAATATTTTAGCTCAAAAATAATTATTGAAACAAATTCAGTAAAGAAGGTCGCTTTTAAAGAAAAAGGGTTGCAGCTACCAAACTGTTTATTAACGCTAGAAGCCAAGATGGAAAAAGCCAATAAATTATTGCAAGATGGTCTTAATAAACATCAAATATGTCAACAATTGAGTCTTGAGTTTCCGTTATTGAATAAATTACGGAAAATGACTGAGTATGAACGGGTAATGTATTTTAAAAATTCGCGCCAAATAAAGCACGAGGAAAAAACCGCCCATAAACGTTTATTAATTGATGAAGTGATAAAATTACATAATATGGGACATTCAATGTGTAAAATTGCAAAGGACTTAGATATATCGAGACATACCGTAGCAAAGTATTTAGAAAACGATGTAGATGCAGCTCGTGGCACTTATGGTACTAAAAGAAAAAGTATTTTAGATCCATATTTAGATAAAATTAATGCATTGCTATATCGAGGATATACCTGCAATAAGATTGAATAA